From Erythrobacter sp. YJ-T3-07:
GCCTTGCGTGGTGCGCATCGCGACGCGCCCGTCGATCACCCTGAGGTCGGACCCCTCGATCAGCTCGGCGCCCATCTGATCGGCGAGAAAGCTGTGTTCGAAATAGGCCGAATTGAATGTTCCGGGCGTCAGCACGGCGACCGTCGGCTTGTCGAGGCACGCGGCAGGTGCGCAGGACGACAGCGAGCGGCGCAGCCAGCTGGGGTAATCGCTCACCTCGCGGATCGGGATATCCGCGAACAGCTCCGGAAACATCTGGAGCATGATCTCGCGGTTTTCGAGCATGTAGGACACGCCCGAGGGGGTCCGTGCGTTGTCTTCCAGCACGTAGAATTCGTCTGGCCCGGTACGCACGATGTCGGTGCCGATAATGTGGGTGTAGATGCCACCGGGCGGATCGAAGCCCATCATCTTGGGCAGGAACGCGGCATTATTGGCGATCAGGCTTTCCGGCACGCGCCCTGCGCGCAGGATCTCCTGCCGGTGGTAGATGTCATAGAGGAACGCGTTGATCGCACGGACGCGCTGCTCGATCCCCTTGGAGAGCTTGCGCCATTCGTTGCCCGAGAGCACCCGCGGCACGACGTCGAACGGGATCAGGCGTTCATCCGCCGCCTCTTCACCGTAGACGTTGAAGGTGATCCCGATCTTGCGGAAGAAATTCTCCGCCTGCTCGGACTTTCGCAGGACCCGGTTGTCAGGTTGGGAATCGAGCCATTTGCGAAATGCCTGGTAGGCTTCGCGGGTCTCGCCCGACTTGCCCCCATCGTGTCCAAGCATTTCGTCGAAGCTCAATTGAGTTCCCGGCCTTCCTGTTCGGCTGTTCCGGCTTCTCTACTGGCCGTATGCCGTCGATAGTCACCCAACCAAGAGCCTGCGTCAATTGTTCCGCCGCGCGAAATCTTCACCTCATCCGGAGACGCGCCCTTCGATCAGCCGATCGACCAGCGACGGGTCCGCGAGCGTCGATGTATCGCCCAGAGAACCATAGTCGTTCTCCGCGATCTTGCGCAGGATACGGCGCATGATCTTGCCCGACCGGGTTTTTGGCAAAGCGTCGGTAAAATGGATCCGGTCGGGCGTCGCCACCGGGCCGATTTCCTTGCGGACCTGCTGGCGCAGCTCTTCGGCAAGCGCGTCCGAACCGTCATCGCCCGCGTTGAGCGTGACATAGCAATAGATGCCCTGCCCCTTGATGTCGTGCGGGAAGCCGACCACCGCGGCTTCCGCCACATGCGGGTGGAGCACCAGCGCGCTTTCCACCTCGGCCGTGCCCATCCGGTGGCCCGAGACGTTGATCACATCGTCGACCCGGCCCGTGATGCGGTAGTAGCCGTGCGCATCGCGCTGGCACCCGTCGCCTGTAAAGTACTTGCCCTTGTAGGTGCTGAAATAGGTCTGCACGAAGCGGTCGTGATCGCCGTAGACGGTGCGCGCCTGGCCAGGCCAGCTCGCGGTCAGGCACAGGTTGCCCTCCGCAACGCCGTCCAGCACGCCGCCTTCGTTGTCGACCAATTGCGGCTGCACGCCGAAGAACGGCAGGCCCGCACTGCCCGGTTTCATCGCGTGGGCGGCGGGCAGCGTGGTCAGCATGATCCCGCCCGTCTCGGTCTGCCACCAGGTATCGACCACCGGCACCCGGCCCTCGCCCGGCACGTCACGATACCAGCGCCATGCTTCGGGATTGATCGGCTCGCCCACCGAGCCGAGCAGGCGCAGGCTGGAGCGGTCGTGCGCGGTGACGAAGCGATCGCCTTCGCGCATCAGCGCGCGGATTGCGGTCGGCGCGGTGTAGAAGATCGAAACCTTGTGCTTTTCGATGACCTGCCAGAACCGCCCGTGGTCGGGGTAGTTGGGCACGCCTTCGAAGATCACCTGCGTCGCGCCATTCAGCAGCGGTCCGTAGGTGACGTAGCTGTGCCCGGTGATCCAACCGATGTCGGCGGAGCACCAGAAGATGTCGTCCGGCCTGTGATCGAACGCATAGTGGAAGGTTGTCGCGGTCCACACACCATAGCCACCCGTGGTGTGCAGCACGCCCTTGGGCTTGCCGGTCGAGCCCGAGGTATAGAGGATGAACAGCGGGTCTTCCGCATTCATCGGCTCGCACGGGCAGTCGTCTTCACTGGCAAGGTCGGCGTACCAGTGGTCGCGGCCCTGCTTCATCGCGATGTCCGCCCCGGTATGCGCGATCACCAGCACGCCCTTCACCGGCGTATCGTGCTCGTCGACTGCGGCATCGACATTGGCCTTCAGCGGGATCGGCTTGCCCCCGCGCAGGCCTTCGTCGGCGGTGATCACGAACTGGCTGTCGCAATCGATGATGCGGCCGGCCAGCGCCTCGGGCGAGAAGCCGCCGAACACGACCGAGTGGATCGCGCCCAGCCGCGCGCAGGCGAGCATCGCGACCACGCCTTCGACCACCATCGGCATGTACAGCGTAACCCGCGCGCCCTTGGTCACGCCCATCGCCTTGAGCGCATTGGCCATGCGCACGACCTCGCGATGAAGATCGGCGTAGGTCAGCGTCCGGACTTCACCGTCGGGATCGTCGGGCTCGAAGATGAGCGCAGTCTTGTCCGCCTTGTCGGCCAGATGCCGGTCGACTGCATTGTGACACAGGTTGAGCGTGCCGTCGGCGAACCACTGGATGTCGACCGGATCGAACGACCATTCGCCGCCTTTGGTGGGGGCATTGATCCAGTCGAGCCGCTGCGCCTGCTCCAGCCAGAACCCGTCCGGGTCGGCCAGCGAGCGGGCATAATCCGCTTCGTATTGTTCTGCGGTGCAGTTCGTCTTCGCGGTCTGCGGCGGGTCGATGAATTCGCTCACGGCGGTGGCTCTCCCAATCGTGTTTTCCGGACGGCTAACCGATCGATACGGTTTTGGCGACCGCGCAGCTTCGCTGGGGCTACTTGAACGGCGGCGGCCCGGTGACGAACGAACCAGCCAGACCGACGAACGACATGGCCGCGCCCTTGCGCCATCCGGGCAAGG
This genomic window contains:
- a CDS encoding circularly permuted type 2 ATP-grasp protein, whose protein sequence is MLGHDGGKSGETREAYQAFRKWLDSQPDNRVLRKSEQAENFFRKIGITFNVYGEEAADERLIPFDVVPRVLSGNEWRKLSKGIEQRVRAINAFLYDIYHRQEILRAGRVPESLIANNAAFLPKMMGFDPPGGIYTHIIGTDIVRTGPDEFYVLEDNARTPSGVSYMLENREIMLQMFPELFADIPIREVSDYPSWLRRSLSSCAPAACLDKPTVAVLTPGTFNSAYFEHSFLADQMGAELIEGSDLRVIDGRVAMRTTQGYKPVDVIYRRIDDEYLDPLNFNPQSMLGVPGIFDVYRAGGVTIANAPGTGIADDKALYSYMPEIVKFYTGEEPLLKNVPTWRCSEPDQLAEVLDKLDELVVKEVHGSGGYGMLIGPTASKQEIADFRAKLKENPDGYIAQPTLALSTVPIFTEQGLAPRHVDFRPFVLMAPNSIDIVPGGLTRVAMTEGSLVVNSSQGGGTKDTWVLDD
- the acs gene encoding acetate--CoA ligase: MSEFIDPPQTAKTNCTAEQYEADYARSLADPDGFWLEQAQRLDWINAPTKGGEWSFDPVDIQWFADGTLNLCHNAVDRHLADKADKTALIFEPDDPDGEVRTLTYADLHREVVRMANALKAMGVTKGARVTLYMPMVVEGVVAMLACARLGAIHSVVFGGFSPEALAGRIIDCDSQFVITADEGLRGGKPIPLKANVDAAVDEHDTPVKGVLVIAHTGADIAMKQGRDHWYADLASEDDCPCEPMNAEDPLFILYTSGSTGKPKGVLHTTGGYGVWTATTFHYAFDHRPDDIFWCSADIGWITGHSYVTYGPLLNGATQVIFEGVPNYPDHGRFWQVIEKHKVSIFYTAPTAIRALMREGDRFVTAHDRSSLRLLGSVGEPINPEAWRWYRDVPGEGRVPVVDTWWQTETGGIMLTTLPAAHAMKPGSAGLPFFGVQPQLVDNEGGVLDGVAEGNLCLTASWPGQARTVYGDHDRFVQTYFSTYKGKYFTGDGCQRDAHGYYRITGRVDDVINVSGHRMGTAEVESALVLHPHVAEAAVVGFPHDIKGQGIYCYVTLNAGDDGSDALAEELRQQVRKEIGPVATPDRIHFTDALPKTRSGKIMRRILRKIAENDYGSLGDTSTLADPSLVDRLIEGRVSG